A window from Oncorhynchus mykiss isolate Arlee chromosome 9, USDA_OmykA_1.1, whole genome shotgun sequence encodes these proteins:
- the prox3 gene encoding prospero homeobox protein 1: MDSPSDLFGHQSSLISPFDPYPNPSDHPTPSGGGHGAPNPSSRPPYPLIHHLLQPGGVPMRVGGQLHPQRYNRQEEEEEEEEEEEMGGGLVGVEGKRLSGSALVADWSYDMLRVKRLRLESLVKGDGEIGLEEEEERGRRSAERGNRERGREERRKEREELKEQLEEARGRLKTLQEKVWKAFGERPAQEERRKRGGREDDGDGGMDEEEEEAETAEGITEEEEGGEIDDLPLSFIPPSPPFYSVAKRDRKARDHEKPTGEDKRNVNGGGGVFLEGVLERAAVWMGCGVVRGEWEGFGGGGGSQKFAQALKQELGSAVARVIDRVLRLYTQNQPLPPSVHPSILSSGERGDEGGDSGGVWATLREREERRGRVGATHDQQPPRPNGDPPPHAFREQSEALPLVTRRPDNRRTTLLPSNNRTHNPLLPSHPLPPLRQPHPHPAFLPPVSRHKDSSPFLPPSSCPLPLPLLHYTMQQLFTRSLSHLPPLHKGNVMNSDAYMEGNPFPPQHTPSSSHPSFPPLSLALMGGLDRLDGGMQHLHDRERERDGGMRGGGGDGGMRGGGGGDGGMDSGMYLGPGSSQEGLSPCHLKKAKLMFFYARYPSSNTLKTYFPDVKFNRCVTSQLIKWFSNFREFFYIQMERFARQAARDGAPCLGREGREPPLRLGRDTELYRILNMHYNKSNDYQVPDRFVEIAELALREFFTAIQTGRDSDPCWKKSIYKMICKLDSPVPDSFRLPGCPIG, encoded by the exons ATGGATTCCCCCTCGGATTTGTTTGGCCATCAGTCCTCCTTGATCTCTCCTTTCGACCCCTATCCCAACCCCTCCGACCACCCCACACCCTCAGGAGGGGGGCACGGTGCACCCAACCCCTCCTCACGACCCCCCTACCCCCTCATCCACCACCTGCTGCAGCCTGGTGGAGTCCCCATGAGGGTCGGGGGGCAATTACACCCACAAAGATATAACAggcaagaggaggaagaggaggaagaggaggaggaggagatgggtggAGGATTGGTGGGGGTAGAGGGGAAGCGGCTCAGTGGCTCCGCCCTAGTGGCGGACTGGAGTTATGACATGCTGAGAGTGAAGAGATTAAGACTGGAGAGTCTAGttaaaggagatggagagataggcttagaggaggaggaggagagagggaggaggagtgcggagagggggaacagggagagagggagggaggagaggagaaaggagagagaggagctgaaggAACAGTTGGAAGAGGCGAGAGGAAGACTGAAGACCTTGCAGGAGAAAGTCTGGAAAGCATTCGGAGAGAGACCCgctcaggaggagaggaggaagaggggcggAAGAGAGGATGatggtgatggagggatggacgaagaggaggaggaggcggagacAGCAGAAGGGAtcactgaagaagaagaagggggagaaaTCGACGATCTTCCTCTTTCCttcatccctccttctccccctttctACAGCGTCGCTAAACGAGACCGAAAAGCGAGGGATCACGAGAAACCAACGGGGGAAGATAAGAGGAACGTGAACGGAGGAGGGGGGGTGTTTTTGGAGGGGGTTCTGGAGAGGGCGGCAGTGTGGATGGGGTGTGGGGTGGTGAGGGGGGAGTGGGAGGGTTTTGGGGGAGGCGGAGGGAGTCAGAAGTTTGCCCAAGCTTTAAAACAGGAACTAGGGAGCGCTGTAGCTCGAGTCATCGATAGGGTCCTCCGTCTATACACTCAAAAccaacctctccctccctctgtccatccctccatcttgtcgtccggagagagaggggacgagggAGGAGACAGTGGAGGAGTGTGGGCAAcccttagagagagggaggagaggagggggcgaGTTGGTGCGACACATGACCAGCAACCCCCCCGCCCAAacggagacccccccccccacgcctTCCGAGAACAATCGGAAGCGCTGCCGTTGGTTACGCGTCGTCCCGACAACCGCCGAACCACACTTCTGCCCTCCAACAACCGTACTCACaaccctctccttccttctcaccccctcccccctctccgtcAACCTCACCCCCACCCCGCCttcctcccccctgtctctcgtCATAAggactcctcccccttcctccccccctcctcctgcccgctccccctccccctcctccactacaccatgcAACAGCTCttcactcgttctctctctcaccttcctcctctccacaaGGGGAACGTTATGAACTCTGATGCCTACATGGAGGGGAACCCTTTCCCCCCCCAGCACAccccatcctcctctcatccctccttccctcctctctccctcgctctgatGGGCGGGTTGGATCGGCTGGATGGAGGGATGCAGCATCttcatgacagagagagagagagggatggagggatgagaggaggaggaggggatggagggatgagaggaggaggaggaggggatggaggaatggattcGGGGATGTATCTCGGACCGGGTTCA TCTCAGGAGGGTTTGTCTCCATGTCATCTGAAGAAAGCCAAACTGATGTTCTTCTATGCTAGATACCCCAGCTCTAACACGCTCAAGACTTACTTCCCTGATGTCaag ttCAATCGCTGTGTGACCTCCCAGCTGATCAAGTGGTTCAGTAACTTCCGAGAGTTCTTCTACATCCAGATGGAACGCTTCGCCAGACAGGCTGCCCGCGACGGTGCACCCTGCCtggggagagagggcagagagcccCCCCTACGCCTGGGGAGAGACACGGAGCTCTATCGCATACTGAACATGCACTATAACAAGAGCAATGACTATCAG gttcCTGACAGGTTTGTAGAGATAGCTGAGTTAGCCCTGAGGGAGTTCTTCACAGCCATACAGACAGGACGTGACAGTGACCCCTGCTGGAAGAAATCAATTTATAAGATGATCTGTAAACTAGATAGTCCTGTGCCTGATAGTTTTAGACTGCCTGGCTGCCCTATTGGCTGA